A DNA window from Hordeum vulgare subsp. vulgare chromosome 1H, MorexV3_pseudomolecules_assembly, whole genome shotgun sequence contains the following coding sequences:
- the LOC123413542 gene encoding polygalacturonase At1g48100-like yields MEARTAIALLLALVVAASFLCDGVHSRHHHHSKRHSARPPSHAPGPSGPRRAPSPSHSSPSAPPPPMPGAPAPAPSDDGDSVYDVIKDFGAVGDGVTDDTDAIKTAWDTACQEDGESVVLAAAGHSFLVHTTTFTGPCQGSVTLQIDGAIVAPSEPTAWPANSKRNWLVFYKADGTSLRGSGLIDGKGQKWWDLPCKPHKGGSTHGPCDSPVALRFFMSNNVTVQGLKVQNSPEFHFRFDSCRGVRVDSLSISSPALSPNTDGIHVENTQDVLITNTVVSNGDDCVSIGAGTLNVHIENVTCGPGHGISIGSLGKQGSRACVANITVRNAVIRHSDNGVRIKTWQGGSGSVSAVTFENVRMDAVRNPIIIDQYYCLTKSCENATTAVFVSDITYAGIRGTYDVRGPPIHFGCSDAVPCTNITLSGVELLPASGDTVDSPFCWNVYGNTTTPIVPPVACLIEGVPKNVDETSSLKCY; encoded by the exons ATGGAGGCCAGGACCGCCATTGCGCTGCTCCTCGCGCTCGTGGTCGCCGCGAGCTTCCTGTGCGACGGCGTCCacagccgccaccaccaccacagcAAGCGCCACTCGGCCCGGCCGCCGTCCCACGCgcctgggccttcgggcccgaggCGGGCTCCTTCACCTAGCCACTCGTCTCCTtctgcgccaccgcctccaatgCCGGGAGCGCCCGCCCCCGCGCCGTCCGACGACGGCGACAGCGTGTACGACGTCATCAAGGACTTCGGCGCGGTCGGGGACGGCGTGACGGACGACACGGACGCGATCAAGACCGCTTGGGACACGGCCTGCCAGGAGGACGGGGAGAGCGTCGTCCTCGCGGCCGCCGGGCACTCGTTCCTGGTGCACACCACCACCTTCACCGGGCCGTGCCAGGGCAGCGTCACGCTGCAGATCGACGGCGCGATCGTGGCGCCGAGCGAGCCCACGGCGTGGCCGGCCAACAGCAAGCGCAACTGGCTCGTGTTCTACAAGGCCGACGGCACGTCGCTGCGCGGCTCCGGGCTCATCGACGGCAAGGGGCAGAAGTGGTGGGACCTCCCCTGCAAGCCTCACAAGGGAGGAAGCACGCACGGACCTTGTGACAGCCCAGTG GCGCTTAGGTTTTTCATGAGCAACAACGTGACGGTGCAAGGGCTCAAGGTGCAGAACAGCCCGGAGTTCCACTTCCGGTTCGACAGCTGCCGCGGCGTGCGCGTCGACAGCCTCTCCATCAGCTCCCCGGCGCTGAGCCCCAACACCGACGGCATCCACGTCGAGAACACCCAGGACgtcctcatcaccaacaccgtCGTCTCCAACGGCGACGACTGCGTCTCCATCGGCGCCGGCACCCTCAACGTCCACATCGAGAACGTCACCTGCGGCCCCGGCCACGGCATCAG CATCGGGAGCCTGGGGAAGCAGGGGTCGCGGGCGTGCGTGGCCAACATCACGGTGCGCAACGCGGTGATCAGGCACTCGGACAACGGCGTGAGGATCAAGACGTGGCAGGGCGGCTCCGGGTCGGTGTCGGCGGTGACCTTCGAGAACGTGCGCATGGACGCCGTGCGCAACCCCATCATCATCGACCAGTACTACTGCCTCACCAAGAGCTGCGAGAACGCCACCACGGCCGTCTTCGTCTCCGACATCACCTACGCCGGCATCCGGGGCACCTACGACGTGCGCGGCCCGCCCATCCACTTCGGCTGCAGCGACGCCGTGCCATGCACCAACATCACCCTCTCCGGCGTCGAGCTGCTGCCGGCCTCCGGGGACACCGTCGACAGCCCCTTCTGCTGGAACGTCTACGGCAACACCACCACGCCCATTGTGCCGCCGGTGGCCTGCCTCATAGAGGGCGTGCCCAAGAACGTGGATGAAACTAGCAGCTTGAAGTGTTACTGA